The following coding sequences are from one Bacillota bacterium window:
- the fliJ gene encoding flagellar export protein FliJ codes for MNRFKFRLEKVLNLTLSREKQAEAELAEARRREEDEKRRLLEIEKNIIKVLAGARELERRPASVTEIKKYRDFLKKLNGDRELQRQAVERAAEVTARKLAALLEVRKKRKTLENLRDRREADYRRQSLAEEQKVLDEVGGQAAGRRRTSA; via the coding sequence GTGAACCGCTTCAAGTTCCGTCTGGAGAAGGTCCTGAACCTCACCCTCTCCCGCGAGAAGCAGGCCGAAGCCGAACTGGCCGAGGCCAGGCGGCGGGAGGAGGACGAGAAGAGGCGGCTCCTGGAGATCGAGAAGAACATCATCAAGGTCCTGGCCGGCGCCCGGGAGCTGGAACGCCGGCCGGCGAGCGTGACCGAAATCAAGAAATACCGCGACTTCCTCAAGAAGCTGAACGGCGACCGCGAACTCCAGCGCCAAGCGGTCGAACGGGCGGCCGAAGTGACCGCCCGCAAGCTGGCGGCCCTGCTGGAAGTGAGGAAGAAGCGGAAGACCCTCGAGAACCTGAGGGATCGGCGCGAGGCGGACTACCGCCGTCAGTCCCTGGCCGAGGAGCAGAAGGTCCTGGACGAGGTCGGCGGGCAGGCCGCCGGCCGGAGACGGACCTCGGCCTGA
- the fliI gene encoding flagellar protein export ATPase FliI: MRSSSTRPAGEAKLFQAERYLKVLDNTDVLALNGRVTQVIGLTIESDGPGVNVGELCHLFPRGSVEPIPAEVVGFRNERVLLMPLGEMGGIGPGCEVVATGEPLRVEVGRSLLGRVVDGLGRPIDGQGPVEVEAHYAVHNAPPKPLDRPRIKDHLAVGVRAIDGLLTCGKGQRLGIFAGSGVGKSTLLGMIARNTEADVSVVALVGERGREVRDFLEKDLGPEGLKRSVVIVATSDQPALVRIKAAFVATAVAEFFRDGGLDVLLMMDSVTRFAMAQREVGLAIGEPPATRGYTPSVFSLLPKLLERSGTAKRGSITGFYSVLVDGDDITEPVTDTVRGILDGHILLSRAIAAQNLYPAIDILGSVSRLMTEVVPKEHRDAASEVRKILSTYQDASDLINIGAYVDGSNPNIDRAKRLIEPVRAFLRQDVNELEGFASIRGRLLELGRQAAGGAAG; the protein is encoded by the coding sequence GTGAGAAGTAGCTCGACGCGGCCGGCCGGCGAAGCCAAGCTGTTCCAGGCCGAGCGGTACCTGAAGGTCCTTGACAACACCGACGTCCTGGCCCTCAACGGGCGGGTGACCCAGGTCATCGGGTTGACCATCGAATCGGACGGCCCCGGGGTCAACGTCGGAGAGCTCTGCCACCTCTTCCCAAGAGGAAGCGTCGAGCCGATCCCGGCCGAGGTGGTCGGCTTCCGCAACGAACGGGTCCTCCTGATGCCCCTTGGCGAGATGGGCGGCATCGGCCCCGGGTGCGAGGTGGTGGCCACCGGTGAGCCCCTGAGGGTCGAGGTCGGGCGGTCCCTCCTCGGACGGGTGGTGGACGGGCTTGGGCGGCCCATCGACGGCCAGGGGCCGGTCGAAGTGGAGGCCCACTACGCGGTCCACAACGCCCCGCCCAAGCCGCTCGACCGGCCGCGGATTAAGGATCACCTGGCGGTCGGCGTGCGGGCCATCGACGGTCTCCTGACCTGCGGCAAGGGCCAGCGCCTGGGGATCTTCGCCGGCAGCGGGGTGGGCAAGAGCACCCTCCTCGGGATGATCGCCCGCAACACCGAGGCCGACGTCAGCGTGGTGGCCCTGGTCGGGGAGCGCGGCCGAGAGGTCCGCGATTTCCTGGAGAAGGACCTCGGCCCGGAGGGCCTCAAACGCTCGGTGGTCATCGTCGCCACCTCGGATCAACCGGCCCTGGTCCGGATCAAGGCGGCCTTCGTGGCCACGGCCGTCGCCGAGTTCTTCCGCGACGGCGGGCTGGATGTCCTCCTGATGATGGATTCGGTCACCCGCTTCGCCATGGCCCAACGGGAGGTCGGTCTGGCCATCGGGGAACCGCCGGCCACCAGAGGCTACACCCCGTCGGTCTTCTCCCTCCTCCCGAAGCTCCTGGAACGCTCGGGGACGGCCAAGCGGGGCAGTATCACCGGGTTCTACAGCGTCCTGGTGGACGGCGACGACATCACCGAACCGGTGACCGACACGGTCCGCGGCATCCTCGACGGACACATCCTCCTCTCCCGGGCTATCGCCGCCCAGAACCTCTACCCGGCCATCGACATCCTCGGGAGCGTCAGCCGGTTGATGACCGAGGTCGTCCCGAAGGAGCACCGCGACGCGGCCTCGGAGGTCAGGAAAATCCTCTCGACCTACCAGGACGCGTCCGACCTGATCAACATCGGCGCCTACGTCGACGGCTCGAACCCCAATATCGACCGGGCCAAGCGGCTGATCGAACCGGTCCGGGCCTTCCTCAGACAGGACGTGAACGAACTGGAGGGCTTCGCCTCCATCCGCGGACGCCTTTTGGAACTGGGGCGCCAGGCGGCCGGAGGGGCGGCCGGATAA
- the fliG gene encoding flagellar motor switch protein FliG — MARAAGGLSGKQKAAILLIALGTENSAKVLKYLGEEDIEQLTLEIASLKKIPYEAREKVIDEFHALCTAQEYIDQGGIDYAREILDKALGTQKAVDILHRLTTTLQVRPFDLIRKTDPSQLLNFIQGESSQTVALIMAYLSPQQASVILQSLSPERQADVARRIATMDRTSPEILREVEKVLERKLSSLMTQDFAAAGGVDTVVGVLNFVDRSTEKSIIETLEVQDPELAEEIKKKMFVFEDIILLDDRSIQRVLREVDISKDLPLALKVASEDVKNKIFKNISKRAVDNLSESMEYLGPVRLRSVEEAQQKIVNIIRKLEEEGELVVARGGGDELVV; from the coding sequence GTGGCCAGAGCGGCAGGCGGACTGAGCGGAAAACAAAAAGCGGCCATCCTCCTGATCGCCCTGGGCACCGAGAACTCGGCCAAGGTCCTCAAGTACCTCGGCGAGGAGGACATCGAGCAGCTCACCCTGGAGATCGCCAGCCTCAAGAAAATCCCTTATGAGGCCCGCGAGAAGGTCATCGACGAATTCCACGCCCTCTGCACGGCCCAGGAGTACATCGACCAGGGGGGCATCGACTACGCTCGTGAGATCCTCGACAAGGCCCTCGGGACCCAGAAGGCTGTCGACATCCTCCATCGCCTGACGACGACCCTCCAGGTCCGGCCGTTCGACCTGATCCGCAAGACCGACCCGAGCCAGCTGCTCAACTTCATCCAGGGGGAGAGCTCGCAGACGGTCGCCTTGATCATGGCCTACCTCAGCCCCCAGCAGGCTTCGGTCATCCTCCAGTCGTTGTCGCCGGAGCGCCAGGCCGACGTGGCCCGGCGGATCGCGACCATGGACCGGACCTCCCCGGAGATCCTCCGCGAGGTCGAGAAGGTCCTCGAACGCAAGCTCTCCTCGCTGATGACCCAGGATTTCGCGGCCGCCGGCGGGGTGGATACGGTGGTCGGCGTCCTCAACTTCGTCGACCGCAGCACCGAAAAGTCGATCATCGAGACCCTCGAGGTCCAGGACCCTGAACTGGCCGAGGAGATCAAGAAGAAGATGTTTGTCTTCGAGGACATCATCCTCCTCGACGACCGCTCCATCCAGCGGGTCCTCCGCGAGGTGGACATCTCCAAAGACTTGCCCCTGGCCCTTAAGGTGGCTTCCGAGGACGTCAAGAACAAGATCTTCAAGAACATTTCCAAGCGGGCTGTGGACAACCTCTCCGAGAGCATGGAATACCTCGGACCGGTCCGCCTGAGGTCGGTCGAGGAGGCGCAACAGAAGATCGTCAACATCATCCGCAAGCTTGAAGAGGAAGGCGAACTCGTGGTCGCTCGCGGCGGAGGTGACGAGCTTGTCGTCTAG
- a CDS encoding FliH/SctL family protein codes for MSSRIIKARRLYSGMPRLVSIAGSSVKVLVRDGTDGREIAITSDMAAVHLPASAVTVEGGAVAGEAAAAHLVDQAQEKAGKIVAEAREGAAAISEAAYQEGLTRGREEAFQAAKADSQKLIDEAQKVLDGARAERDEVVAQAGPEIIRLALAVARRIVRETAESDPEMAFRAALDGMKKVRDEEELTIRTHPRDAVALDERSQELRAIARGAKKLTITEDPTIEPGGCVIDCPRGSVDARLDRQLARAEKTLRDVMNGEK; via the coding sequence TTGTCGTCTAGGATTATCAAGGCCAGAAGGTTATACAGCGGAATGCCCAGGTTGGTCTCGATTGCCGGGTCGTCGGTCAAGGTCCTCGTCCGCGACGGCACCGATGGCCGCGAGATCGCCATCACGTCGGACATGGCCGCCGTCCACCTGCCGGCGAGCGCCGTCACCGTAGAGGGCGGGGCGGTCGCCGGCGAGGCAGCGGCCGCCCACCTGGTCGACCAAGCCCAGGAGAAGGCCGGGAAGATAGTCGCCGAGGCCCGCGAGGGGGCCGCCGCTATCAGCGAAGCGGCCTACCAAGAGGGGCTGACCCGGGGCCGCGAAGAGGCCTTCCAGGCCGCCAAGGCGGACAGCCAGAAGCTCATCGACGAGGCCCAGAAGGTCCTCGACGGGGCCAGGGCCGAGCGAGACGAGGTTGTCGCCCAGGCCGGTCCGGAGATCATCCGCCTGGCCCTGGCGGTGGCCCGGCGGATCGTCAGGGAGACCGCCGAGTCCGACCCGGAGATGGCCTTCCGAGCCGCCCTCGACGGGATGAAAAAGGTCCGCGACGAGGAAGAGCTGACCATCCGGACCCACCCGCGCGACGCTGTCGCCCTCGACGAGAGGAGCCAGGAGCTGCGGGCCATCGCCCGGGGGGCGAAGAAGCTGACCATCACCGAGGACCCGACCATCGAACCTGGAGGCTGTGTCATCGATTGCCCCAGGGGCAGCGTGGACGCCCGGTTGGACCGGCAACTGGCCCGGGCTGAGAAAACCCTCCGGGACGTGATGAACGGTGAGAAGTAG
- the fliF gene encoding flagellar basal-body MS-ring/collar protein FliF, which yields MDFNAIRRQIASTWARLTGRQRSLVIAAALVAVLTLAIWSAVYARGPQYATVFSSLTAQDAAAIVKQLDSDKTPHKLTDGGTTIQVPAKDVYSTRLALASAGLPSGGVVGFEIIDKTQLGATDFERRVNYIRALQGELTRTITQVAEVEEARVHIVLPEQSYFVTMAKPATAAVFLKVKPGVTLDKSQIQGIVNLISRSVEGLKAEDVSVIDVHGYLLSADLGGAETPDRVSTGLLEVQKKFQKDLEKSVQGLLEQVIGPGQVVARVTAEMNFDQKVVDKDLFEPVVNETGIIRSIQELEENMTGSTQGASGAAGTSSNVPGYAAGSGTDQSSSDKTTSTRTYEINNIKEHIVVAPGTVKRLSVAVVINRDLQAKDQKAIEDTVRAAIGLDSTRNDQIMVSGIKFDTSMAEAVAADMSKAKKQNQWVSLAIRILLAAVVGFILWRILFGGGKKREEILSDVFTSEERRAQVIAEIGQEELPPEEVERRRLREQVDQLAKKKPDEFAKVLKTWLTED from the coding sequence TTGGACTTCAACGCGATCCGACGCCAGATAGCCAGTACGTGGGCCCGGCTCACCGGCCGCCAGCGGTCTTTGGTGATCGCCGCGGCTTTGGTCGCCGTCCTGACCCTCGCTATCTGGAGCGCTGTCTACGCCCGCGGACCGCAGTACGCCACGGTCTTCTCGAGCCTCACGGCCCAGGACGCGGCGGCCATCGTCAAGCAGCTCGATTCCGACAAGACCCCGCACAAGCTGACCGACGGCGGGACCACCATCCAGGTCCCGGCCAAGGACGTCTACTCGACCCGCCTGGCCCTGGCCAGCGCCGGGTTGCCCAGCGGCGGCGTGGTCGGCTTCGAGATCATCGACAAGACCCAACTCGGGGCGACCGACTTCGAGCGGCGGGTGAACTACATCCGGGCCCTCCAGGGCGAGTTGACCCGGACCATCACCCAGGTCGCCGAGGTCGAGGAGGCCAGGGTCCACATCGTCCTGCCGGAGCAGAGCTACTTCGTGACCATGGCCAAGCCGGCCACGGCGGCCGTCTTCCTCAAGGTCAAGCCGGGCGTGACCCTCGACAAGAGTCAGATCCAGGGGATCGTCAACCTTATCTCGCGCAGCGTCGAGGGGCTCAAGGCGGAGGACGTCTCGGTCATCGACGTCCACGGCTACCTGCTCTCAGCCGACCTGGGCGGCGCGGAGACCCCGGACAGAGTCTCCACCGGCCTCCTGGAGGTCCAGAAAAAGTTCCAGAAGGACCTGGAGAAGAGCGTTCAGGGTCTCTTGGAGCAGGTCATCGGGCCCGGCCAGGTGGTTGCCAGGGTGACCGCCGAGATGAACTTCGACCAGAAGGTCGTGGACAAGGACCTCTTCGAGCCGGTGGTCAACGAGACCGGGATCATCCGGTCCATCCAGGAACTCGAGGAGAACATGACCGGCTCGACCCAGGGGGCCAGCGGCGCGGCCGGGACCAGCTCGAACGTGCCTGGCTATGCCGCCGGCAGCGGTACGGACCAGTCCTCCTCGGATAAGACGACCAGCACCCGGACATATGAGATCAACAACATCAAGGAACACATCGTCGTCGCCCCCGGGACCGTCAAGCGCCTGTCGGTGGCCGTGGTGATCAACCGCGACCTTCAGGCGAAGGACCAGAAGGCCATCGAGGACACGGTCCGGGCGGCGATCGGTCTGGATTCCACCCGCAACGACCAGATCATGGTCAGCGGGATCAAGTTCGACACGAGCATGGCCGAGGCCGTCGCCGCCGACATGTCCAAGGCGAAGAAGCAGAACCAGTGGGTCTCCCTGGCGATCCGGATCCTCCTGGCGGCGGTGGTGGGCTTCATCCTCTGGCGGATCCTCTTCGGCGGCGGCAAGAAGCGCGAGGAGATCCTCAGCGACGTCTTCACCAGTGAGGAACGGCGGGCCCAGGTCATCGCCGAGATCGGCCAGGAGGAGTTGCCTCCCGAGGAGGTCGAGCGACGCCGGCTGCGGGAGCAAGTCGACCAGCTGGCCAAGAAGAAGCCCGACGAGTTCGCCAAGGTCCTGAAGACCTGGTTGACCGAGGACTGA